The nucleotide window GCAGAGAACTTATTAGTTGCTGAAGATATACCTTTAAATATAGTATATGAAGATGATCAGGTAATTGTTGTGAATAAAGAACCAGGAATGGTTGTTCATCCTGGTCATGGAAACTATTCAGGTACTTTGGTTAATGGATTAATACATCATATTGAAAATTTACCTACAAACAGTAGTGAGCGTCCAGGTTTAGTTCATAGAATAGATAAAGATACTAGTGGTTTATTGGTAGTTGCAAAAACTGAGTTTGCTATGACGCATTTATCTAAACAGTTTTTTGACAGGACTACAGAACGTTTATATTATGCTTTAGTTTGGGGAAATATAGAAGAAGATGAAGGAACTATTGAAGGTAATATAGGAAGAAGTTTAAAAAACAGATTACAAATGGCTGTTTTTCCAGATGGTGAATTTGGTAAACCTGCAATAACACATTTTAAAGTTTTAGAACGTTTGACTTATGTTACTTTAGTGCAATGTAAATTAGAAACTGGAAGAACACATCAAATTAGAGCACATTTTAAATATATTGGTCATACACTTTTTAATGACGAACGTTATGGTGGTGATAAAATATTAAAAGGAACAACATTTACAAAATACAAACAGTTTGTAGATAATTGTTTTAAAGTCTTACCAAGGCAAGCATTACATGCAAAAACTTTAGGGTTTACTCATCCTACGAGTGGAGAGTTTTTAAAATTTGATTCAGAAGTACCTAAAGATATTGCTGAATGTATAGAAAAGTGGAGAACATATTCTACGCATACTAAATTTGAAGAAGATTTATAAAAAGATCTTTTTTATAATAAAGTTAAAGTATATGAAAACCAGTTTTATATAAAACTGGTTTTTTAGTATAAAGCTCTTTATCGGTAGTTTTAGTTTTTGTTAACCCTTCTGAGAATTGAGTATTTAATTTTAATACGTATTTGTGTACAAATAATTAATTCTGAGAGACTACTCATTGATAAGTAAAAACAATTAAATAGTATTGATGTATTGTATTATTCTATAGCAGTGTTAACCAAGCTCATGATTCTGTTAAATTGATCTTTTAATCCCATGTTTGAGTTGTCAAATTCAATAGCATCATCTGCTAAAATTAAAGGAGAATCTTCTCGGGTAGAGTCTATACGATCTCTTTCTTCTACATTTTGTAATATCTCTTCGTAGTTAACCTTATCACCTCTATCTATAAGTTCTTTATAACGTCTTTTAGCGCGCTTATCTGCAGAGGCAGTCATAAATAATTTTAATTCTGCATTAGGGAAAACAACAGTTCCAATATCACGTCCATCCATTACAACACCTTTATTTTTACCCATTTCTTGTTGTTCACTAACTAGTTTTTTTCTTACTTCCGAAATTGTAGAAATTTTACTTACTAGTTTTGAAACTTCAAGAGTTCTTATTTCTTTTTCAACGTTCTTTTTATTTAAAAACATTTCAGCAAACCCCATTTCTTCATTAAAGCTAAAAGAAAGAGAAATATTGCTTAAATCACTTATTAAATCATCAGTATTAAAATGTGTTTCTGAAATATAATTTTGTTGCATAGCGTATAATGTAACGGCTCTATACATAGCTCCAGTATCAACATAAATATAACCTAATTGTTTTGCTAATTGTTTTGCGATGGTGCTTTTTCCTGTAGATGAAAAGCCATCTATAGCTATGGTAATTTTTTTTGTCATAGTAAAAGAATTAAGAACAACAAAGATACGTTAGATATTCTAATATCGAGTAGGATTTTTTCCTTTTGGGCGCTTGTCAAGATCAATTTGTAAGCTGAAAGTGCTTACGTTTGAAGCTGAATGAAACTTAGAATATGCGTAGTTAAACTTTAGTTTGTTCATCTTTAAACCAAAACCAAAAGATAAACCACCAAATGAACGTACATTTTGTAATTGTAGTTCTTTGCTTCTTCTAAAATTATAACCCACACGTATGTTTATGGCACTATCAGGAAATAATTCTGCACCTACAATGACATGTCTAAAAGCATTGTCTAAAAAAGAAATACTTTCTTGTGTAGTATTGCCTTCTAAATTAGTAGTTTGATTTGTAGGATTTGAAACTCCAACTTTCCATTTTTGAAGGTTGTCTAAGGTGAGATACCATCTTAGAGGTACTTTTTCTAACTTATAAGAAGCGCCTAAAATTATTTCAAAAGGTAGTTTTTCACGAGTACCGTTAAAAGATGTTATTTGTGTACCTATATTTCTTGCTACTAAAGCAATGATAAAAGGATTATTAGCGCTGTAATAGGTGATTCCAAAGTCAACAGCAATACCGCTTGAAGAAAAAGAATCTATAGAAGAGTAAATTAATTTCAAATTAGCTCCATAATAAAAATCACTTCTTGGAATGTTTTTAGCGTACCCTAAAGAAATAGCAATGTCATTGGCACTAAAAGAACCTTGTTCATTTCCTTCTTCATCAGCTCTGATAATTTCACCATAATTAACGTATTTTATGTTTCCATGAAGAGTCTCAAAATGTTTGTTGATTTCATAGGCATAAGAAACAGATCCTATATTTATTCCTGTTAAGTAACTAGTATAATTTACAGAAAGCTGTTTATGAAGACTATTACTAATAGTAGCAGGATTCCAACTTGGTTGGTTTACATCATCAATAAATGTTAAAATTTTACCTCCTAAAGCTACTTGACGAGCAAATGTAGGAGTGTTTAGAAAACCATAAATGTTTTCACCACCAGTTTGAGAATGTACATAATTACTGAAAATTAGTAAGAAAAAAAGATATATTGATTTATTCACAAGTAAATATAAACGTTACTACAAAAAACGTAAAAAATATTTATTATTTCATAGCTGTAGCATCTTTTCTTGTAAAAGTGATTTATATTTTTTAACTTTCCATGGTGTAAAATTTATTTTTTTGATTGTTTTTATCAAAAAATGTTTAAATTTGGCACCCCCTAAATATCCCTTAAATGAGTGAAAAAATAGCTAAAAGCGTAAAAATACTTTTAGTAATATGGTTGTTATGTCACACGACAGGCTTGTTTTCACAGGTCTTGTTAAAACCTGAGCTAAAATTTAGCTTAGCATGTAGCAACGCTACAACTAAAGATTTTTCTATAGATTTTCAGTTTACAACTACACCTTTTAATGCCGATAATCAGTTCTTTGTTCAGATTTCTGATAAAAATGGAGTGTTTCCTTCTAATACTACTGATAATAGGGTTTCTGCAGCGATTGTAGGACAGAATACTAATTTTAGAAAGATATCAACTTCATTTCGAGTGCCAAAAGATACTTATGGGACGGGGTATAAGGTAAGAATGGTGTCAACATCACCTGAAATGATGAGTCCAGAATCTGATGCATTTGAGGCATATGATACGGTTGAAGGAACTTTGTGGATTAATGATAATAATGCGACAGATTTCATTTGTGGTTCGGGTTCATTAGAATTGAAATTGAACACAGATAAAGAAGGGGTTTACCAATGGTATAGAGATAGAACTATTTTAGTTGGTACTACTACTGAACCTAAAATAACGGTTACAGAAGCTGGCACATATGAAGCAAGAGTAGATTATGGAAGATGTGGTATTGTAAATTCTATATTGATAAATGTTGTTCGAATTAGCACAGCAGATGCACAAATAAAAGGAGGTACACCAGTTGAGATTTGTGCTGATAAAACTCATACTTTTGAAGCAACAACAAATAATAGTGCGCTTACCTATAGATGGTATAAAGATGATGTATTAGTGTCAACATCTAATACCAGTACTTATACAACACCTAATACTGGGCAGTTTGGTATTTATAGATTAGAAATTGAAGCAAATGGATGTATATCTAAATCACAAAATGTTGAGTTAAAACAAAAAACAGCAGCAACTTTTAGGATAACTTTAGTAGGAGAACAGACTGCAGTTTGGTTACCTACTCAAACAAGATTGTTGGAAATTACAATAGAGCCATCATCTACACCTGTAACAGTGCAATGGTATAAAGATGGAGCACTTTTACCTGGTAAAACTGGATTGAAAATTAATGCTACTGAGGCAGGTGTTTATCACGCTGTAGCTACTGATAGTTCAGGGAGCTGTCCTTTTTCTGTTGAGTCTGATAAGTTTACGTTATTAACCACAAAATCTATAAATACTGTAATAAAAACTGCAGATGATTATGTAGAGTGTGATAGTGATAAAACGGTATTAACAATAGCAAGTATAAAAGCTACTGGTTCTGATGATGTTGAATATGATTTAACACCTGAACAAATAGCAATATTAACCTACCAATGGTATAAAGATGATGTTTTGCAAACAGGTAAAACATTAAATGAATATGCAGTTGATTCTTATTTAGATAATGGAGTATTTGATTTAGAGGTAAGTTCAGGTGTAGGGCTTAGTAATAAGTCGAATAAATTAGATGTTAAACTAACAATTGCAAGCCCAGCTATAGCTTCAACTTCTGCATCAAATTCATTGTGTCCTGGAGGAACAATTACACTTACCGTTTCTGATGTTGTAACCGGATTTACTTATAAATGGTTTAAAGATTCTGTAGAGTTAACAGTAGCAGATCCTAAAACTTTAGAAATAATCGAAACAGGTGAGTATAAACTTCAAATTTCAGGCTTTGACTGTGTAAAGGACTTAGCACCGATAAATGTGGTGCCTTTTGATGATTCAGCGGTACTTTTATATGATAGCTCAGGGAATGAAATAGGGCCTTCTGGAAAAATAGTATTATTAACAGGACAGCCAACAACAATTAGAGGTGAAGGAGCAAATACGTATCAATGGGTAGATAGTAATGGAGACCCATTATCGTCAACAAACATTGTTAGTGTAACTCAAGCAGGTTTTTATACATTAATAGCAACTGTTGATAGTTGTGAAGTAAGAAAAACAGTAGAAGTAGTTGAACAAGATGATCAAATTATTGTACCAAATATTGTGTCTCCAAATACAGTTGATGGTATTAATGATACCTGGGAATTATCTAATAGATATGCATTTCAACCATCTGTAACGATAGCTATTTATAGTTCTGATGGTAAGGAAGTATTGATGACAAAAGAATATAAAAACGATTGGCCTTCTGAAGATTTAGGTAATCAACGAATTTTTTATTATAAAATAATTAGAGATGACAAGCTTATTAAAGCGGGTAGTATCTCTGTTTTAGATTAAAAGTATATGATTAAAAGAAACACTATTTTTATATTAATGTTCATTAGCTCTTGTGTGTTTTCACAAGTGTCTAATAACGCTGAAATATACAATAGTTTCACTTCTCGTAGTTTTATGAAGTTTAACCGCTTTTTAACGGTACCAACTTTTTCTGCGTTAAGAGAAAATAAAACTTCAATGAGTGCTATTGTTAGAAACAGTAATGTGTCTTTTGAAGATAACCCTAAATTATATTTGTTAAGCTATTCTGGAAAAATGAGAGAGAATGTTGGTGGAGGTTTAGCTGTTTATCAACAAGAAATAGGTGTTTTTAAAGATTTTGGTGCTATTGCAAATTATGCACAAAGAATTCAAATGAATGAAAATTTAGATTTAACATTTGGATTTAACGTATTATACAGTCGAAGGAGTGCTGATGGTTTAAAAGTAAACTCTCAAGTTCCTGATCCTGCATTAAGTAATTTTCAAGATATTCCAATTGTTAATTTTCAACCAGCAGTAACTGTTTCGTTTGGAAAATTTGATGTAGGAGTGTTTTTTGAGAATTTATTAGATTTTAATTTAAAAAGTAATGAATTAGCTACGTCATTTTCAGAAAAAACATTTTCTGGTCATGCAATGTATTCTCATGAGTTTACATATGCTAGTGG belongs to Tenacibaculum sp. MAR_2010_89 and includes:
- the porQ gene encoding type IX secretion system protein PorQ; protein product: MNKSIYLFFLLIFSNYVHSQTGGENIYGFLNTPTFARQVALGGKILTFIDDVNQPSWNPATISNSLHKQLSVNYTSYLTGINIGSVSYAYEINKHFETLHGNIKYVNYGEIIRADEEGNEQGSFSANDIAISLGYAKNIPRSDFYYGANLKLIYSSIDSFSSSGIAVDFGITYYSANNPFIIALVARNIGTQITSFNGTREKLPFEIILGASYKLEKVPLRWYLTLDNLQKWKVGVSNPTNQTTNLEGNTTQESISFLDNAFRHVIVGAELFPDSAINIRVGYNFRRSKELQLQNVRSFGGLSFGFGLKMNKLKFNYAYSKFHSASNVSTFSLQIDLDKRPKGKNPTRY
- a CDS encoding gliding motility-associated C-terminal domain-containing protein, whose protein sequence is MSEKIAKSVKILLVIWLLCHTTGLFSQVLLKPELKFSLACSNATTKDFSIDFQFTTTPFNADNQFFVQISDKNGVFPSNTTDNRVSAAIVGQNTNFRKISTSFRVPKDTYGTGYKVRMVSTSPEMMSPESDAFEAYDTVEGTLWINDNNATDFICGSGSLELKLNTDKEGVYQWYRDRTILVGTTTEPKITVTEAGTYEARVDYGRCGIVNSILINVVRISTADAQIKGGTPVEICADKTHTFEATTNNSALTYRWYKDDVLVSTSNTSTYTTPNTGQFGIYRLEIEANGCISKSQNVELKQKTAATFRITLVGEQTAVWLPTQTRLLEITIEPSSTPVTVQWYKDGALLPGKTGLKINATEAGVYHAVATDSSGSCPFSVESDKFTLLTTKSINTVIKTADDYVECDSDKTVLTIASIKATGSDDVEYDLTPEQIAILTYQWYKDDVLQTGKTLNEYAVDSYLDNGVFDLEVSSGVGLSNKSNKLDVKLTIASPAIASTSASNSLCPGGTITLTVSDVVTGFTYKWFKDSVELTVADPKTLEIIETGEYKLQISGFDCVKDLAPINVVPFDDSAVLLYDSSGNEIGPSGKIVLLTGQPTTIRGEGANTYQWVDSNGDPLSSTNIVSVTQAGFYTLIATVDSCEVRKTVEVVEQDDQIIVPNIVSPNTVDGINDTWELSNRYAFQPSVTIAIYSSDGKEVLMTKEYKNDWPSEDLGNQRIFYYKIIRDDKLIKAGSISVLD
- a CDS encoding RluA family pseudouridine synthase, yielding MQEDTTPDLENDDLYEHYKFVANDGQVPLRVDKFLMNFIENATRNKIQQAAKAGNILVNDVVVKSNYKIKPKDIVRVVLSYPPAENLLVAEDIPLNIVYEDDQVIVVNKEPGMVVHPGHGNYSGTLVNGLIHHIENLPTNSSERPGLVHRIDKDTSGLLVVAKTEFAMTHLSKQFFDRTTERLYYALVWGNIEEDEGTIEGNIGRSLKNRLQMAVFPDGEFGKPAITHFKVLERLTYVTLVQCKLETGRTHQIRAHFKYIGHTLFNDERYGGDKILKGTTFTKYKQFVDNCFKVLPRQALHAKTLGFTHPTSGEFLKFDSEVPKDIAECIEKWRTYSTHTKFEEDL
- the cmk gene encoding (d)CMP kinase, with translation MTKKITIAIDGFSSTGKSTIAKQLAKQLGYIYVDTGAMYRAVTLYAMQQNYISETHFNTDDLISDLSNISLSFSFNEEMGFAEMFLNKKNVEKEIRTLEVSKLVSKISTISEVRKKLVSEQQEMGKNKGVVMDGRDIGTVVFPNAELKLFMTASADKRAKRRYKELIDRGDKVNYEEILQNVEERDRIDSTREDSPLILADDAIEFDNSNMGLKDQFNRIMSLVNTAIE